One window from the genome of Aquabacterium sp. A3 encodes:
- the narH gene encoding nitrate reductase subunit beta, whose amino-acid sequence MKVRAQIGMVLNLDKCIGCHTCSVTCKNVWTNRPGVEYAWFNNVETKPGIGYPKEWENQAKWKGGWIRKPDGTIQPRQGGKLSLLMKIFANPNLPQIDDYYEPFTFDYDHLQSAPKTKAAPTARPRSLITGKRMEKIEWGPNWEEILGGEFSKRSKDANFEDVQKDIYGQFENTFMMYLPRLCEHCLNPACVASCPSGSIYKREEDGIVLIDQDKCRGWRMCVSGCPYKKIYYNWQSGKAEKCIFCYPRIEAGQPTVCSETCVGRIRYLGVLLYDADRIEQAASVEHDRDLYQAQLDIFLDPNDPKVIEQARADGVPEAWLTAARNSPVYKMAVDWKVALPLHPEYRTLPMVWYVPPLSPIQAAAHAGHVGTNGEIPDVNQLRIPLKYLANLMTAGDVAPVSRALERMLAMRAYMRGKHVDGSPNMRAIEQVGLTPALVEDMYHIMGIANYEDRFVIPTAHREYAEDAFDLRGGCGFSFGNGCSDGQTEASLFGAKKKRTIPIKSEI is encoded by the coding sequence ATGAAAGTTCGCGCACAGATTGGCATGGTCCTCAACCTGGACAAGTGCATCGGTTGCCACACCTGCTCGGTGACCTGTAAAAACGTCTGGACCAACCGACCCGGCGTTGAGTACGCCTGGTTCAACAACGTCGAGACCAAGCCTGGCATCGGTTACCCCAAGGAATGGGAGAACCAGGCAAAGTGGAAAGGTGGCTGGATTCGCAAGCCGGATGGCACGATCCAGCCTCGGCAGGGTGGCAAGCTCAGCCTGCTGATGAAGATCTTCGCCAACCCCAACCTGCCGCAGATCGACGACTACTACGAGCCCTTCACCTTCGACTACGACCACCTGCAGTCGGCGCCAAAGACCAAGGCGGCCCCCACGGCCCGCCCGCGCAGCCTGATCACGGGCAAGCGCATGGAGAAGATCGAATGGGGGCCGAACTGGGAGGAAATCCTGGGTGGCGAGTTCAGCAAGCGCAGCAAGGATGCGAACTTCGAAGATGTTCAAAAGGACATCTACGGTCAGTTCGAAAACACCTTCATGATGTACCTGCCTCGCCTGTGCGAGCACTGCCTGAACCCGGCGTGCGTGGCATCGTGCCCCTCGGGCTCGATCTACAAGCGCGAGGAAGATGGCATCGTGCTGATCGACCAGGACAAGTGCCGCGGCTGGCGCATGTGCGTCAGCGGCTGCCCGTACAAGAAGATCTACTACAACTGGCAGAGCGGCAAGGCTGAGAAGTGCATCTTCTGCTACCCGCGCATCGAGGCGGGTCAGCCGACGGTGTGCTCTGAGACCTGTGTGGGTCGCATCCGCTACCTGGGCGTGCTGCTGTACGACGCCGACCGGATTGAACAAGCCGCCAGCGTCGAGCATGACCGCGATCTGTATCAGGCCCAGCTGGACATCTTCCTGGATCCGAATGATCCGAAGGTGATCGAGCAGGCCCGCGCCGATGGCGTGCCAGAAGCATGGCTGACCGCCGCCCGCAACAGCCCCGTCTACAAGATGGCCGTGGACTGGAAGGTGGCCCTGCCGCTGCACCCGGAATACCGCACGCTGCCCATGGTCTGGTATGTGCCGCCACTGTCGCCCATCCAGGCAGCTGCCCACGCGGGCCATGTGGGCACCAACGGCGAAATCCCGGACGTGAACCAGTTGCGCATTCCGCTGAAGTACCTGGCCAACCTGATGACGGCTGGCGACGTGGCCCCCGTGTCACGTGCGCTGGAACGCATGCTGGCCATGCGCGCCTACATGCGGGGCAAGCACGTGGACGGCAGCCCCAACATGAGGGCCATCGAACAGGTGGGCCTCACCCCCGCGTTGGTGGAAGACATGTACCACATCATGGGCATTGCCAACTACGAAGACCGCTTCGTGATCCCGACGGCACACCGCGAGTACGCGGAAGACGCCTTTGATCTTCGTGGCGGATGCGGCTTCTCGTTCGGTAATGGCTGCTCGGACGGTCAAACCGAGGCCAGCCTGTTTGGTGCCAAGAAGAAGCGCACCATCCCCATCAAGTCGGAGATCTGA
- a CDS encoding nitrate reductase subunit alpha, whose product MSHFLDRLTFFAQAKEGFADGHGVTTGEDRTWEDAYRSRWQHDKIVRSTHGTNCTGSCSWKIYVKGGIVTWETQQTDYPRTRPDLPNHEPRGCARGASYSWYLYSANRVKHPMVRGELLKHWRAARAVAKSPVDAWASLMSSDDTRRSWQKQRGLGGFVRTTWEEVNEIIASANVYTIKQHGPDRIIGFSPIPAMSMVSYAAGSRYLSLIGGVCMSFYDWYCDLPPASPQIWGEQTDVPESADWYNSNYIIAWGSNVPQTRTPDAHFFTEVRYKGAKTVAVTPDYSEVAKLADIWMHPKQGTDAAVAMAMGHTILREFYIDKRSAYFDDYARRYTDLPMLVMLQEQDTPAGKALVPQRYLRASDLAAENLGQGHNAEWKTLAYDGAGRVVVPQGSIGFRWGTDGHSDQGKWNLEAKEAVEGRDVKLKLSVLEDEQHAETVKTDVQPVAFPYFGGIDSPGFKSNKQGDVMVRRVPMQRLTVQEQGQSRDVWVATVYDLQVASYGVFRGLTDREGVLVDDGARSLDDNVPYTPAWQEQITGVPRDQVLTVARQFADNADKTKGKSMVIIGAAMNHWYHCDMNYRGIINMLMMCGCIGQSGGGWAHYVGQEKLRPQTGWTALAFALDWSRPPRQQNSTSFFYAHTDQWRYEKLGVDEILSPLADKSKFGGSMIDYNVRAERMGWLPSAPQLQTNPLKVVKDAAAKGLDPKDHVVASLKDGSLKLSCTDPDHPDNWPRNLFVWRSNLLGSSGKGHEYFLKHLLGTTHGVQGKDLGADDAKPEEVVWHDKAPEGKLDLLVTLDFRMSTTCLYSDIVLPTATWYEKNDLNTSDMHPFIHPLSSAVDPAWEARSDWEIYKGFAKKFSEVCVGHLGVEKEVVMSPLMHDTPAELAQPFGVQDWKKGEIDLIPGKSAPQITVVERDYPNTFKRFTSLGPLMNKLGNGGKGIGWNTQDEVHQLGELNGIVREEGVSHGMPKIETDIDAAEVVMMLAPETNGHVAVKAWEALSKQTGREHAHLALHREDEKIRFRDIQAQPRKIISSPTWSGLESEKVSYNAGYTNVHELIPWRTLTGRQQFYMDHPWMQAFGEGFVSYRPPVDLKTLDDIAGRKPNGHKEIALNFITPHQKWGIHSTYTDNLMMLTLNRGGPVIWLSEDDAKKAGIVDNDWVELFNTNGAIAARAVVSQRVNPGMVMMYHAQEKIINTPGSEITGTRGGIHNSVTRVVLKPTHMIGGYAQLSYGFNYYGTIGTNRDEFVLVRKMNKVDWLDGEVAATPTHA is encoded by the coding sequence ATGAGTCACTTTCTGGACCGACTGACCTTCTTCGCGCAAGCCAAGGAAGGATTCGCCGATGGCCACGGCGTCACCACAGGCGAAGACCGCACCTGGGAAGACGCCTACCGCAGCCGCTGGCAGCACGACAAGATCGTGCGCTCGACCCACGGTACCAACTGCACGGGTTCGTGCTCGTGGAAGATCTATGTCAAGGGCGGCATCGTCACCTGGGAAACCCAGCAGACCGACTACCCCCGCACGCGCCCAGACCTGCCCAACCACGAGCCCCGCGGCTGCGCCCGTGGCGCCTCATACAGCTGGTACCTGTACAGCGCCAACCGCGTGAAGCACCCGATGGTGCGGGGTGAATTGCTCAAGCACTGGCGTGCGGCGCGTGCCGTGGCCAAGAGCCCGGTGGATGCCTGGGCCAGCCTGATGTCCAGCGATGACACCCGCCGCAGCTGGCAGAAACAACGTGGTCTGGGCGGCTTTGTGCGCACCACCTGGGAAGAGGTCAATGAAATCATCGCCTCGGCCAACGTGTACACCATCAAGCAGCACGGCCCTGACCGCATCATCGGCTTCTCGCCCATCCCGGCGATGTCGATGGTGTCTTATGCCGCTGGTAGCCGCTATCTGAGCCTGATCGGTGGCGTGTGCATGTCGTTCTACGACTGGTATTGCGACCTGCCCCCTGCCAGCCCGCAGATCTGGGGCGAGCAGACCGATGTGCCGGAATCGGCCGACTGGTACAACTCAAACTACATCATTGCCTGGGGCTCGAACGTGCCACAAACACGCACGCCCGACGCCCACTTCTTCACCGAGGTTCGTTACAAGGGCGCCAAGACGGTCGCCGTCACGCCCGATTATTCCGAAGTGGCCAAGCTGGCCGACATCTGGATGCACCCCAAGCAGGGCACCGATGCGGCTGTCGCCATGGCCATGGGCCACACCATCCTGCGCGAGTTCTACATCGACAAGCGCAGCGCCTACTTTGACGACTACGCTCGCCGCTACACCGACCTGCCCATGCTGGTGATGCTGCAGGAGCAGGACACACCCGCTGGCAAGGCCCTGGTACCCCAGCGCTACCTGCGTGCCAGCGATCTGGCCGCAGAGAACTTGGGGCAAGGCCACAACGCCGAGTGGAAGACGCTGGCCTATGACGGCGCCGGCCGCGTGGTGGTGCCGCAAGGCTCCATCGGCTTCCGCTGGGGCACAGACGGTCACTCAGACCAGGGCAAGTGGAACTTGGAGGCCAAGGAGGCTGTCGAGGGACGCGACGTCAAGCTCAAGCTGTCCGTGCTTGAAGACGAACAACACGCCGAGACCGTCAAGACTGACGTGCAACCCGTGGCCTTCCCTTACTTCGGTGGCATCGACTCGCCGGGCTTCAAGTCAAACAAGCAAGGCGATGTGATGGTGCGCCGCGTGCCCATGCAGCGCCTGACTGTGCAAGAACAAGGTCAGAGTCGCGACGTGTGGGTGGCCACGGTGTACGACTTGCAGGTGGCCAGCTACGGCGTGTTCCGTGGCCTGACCGACCGCGAAGGTGTGCTGGTCGACGATGGCGCCCGTAGCCTGGACGACAATGTTCCTTACACCCCCGCGTGGCAAGAACAGATCACCGGCGTGCCGCGTGATCAGGTTCTGACCGTGGCGCGCCAGTTCGCCGACAACGCCGACAAGACCAAGGGTAAGTCCATGGTCATCATCGGTGCGGCCATGAACCACTGGTACCACTGCGACATGAACTACCGCGGCATCATCAACATGCTGATGATGTGCGGCTGCATCGGCCAAAGCGGCGGCGGCTGGGCCCACTACGTGGGTCAGGAAAAGCTTCGCCCACAAACCGGCTGGACGGCTCTGGCGTTCGCGCTGGACTGGTCACGTCCCCCTCGTCAGCAAAACTCCACCAGTTTTTTCTACGCCCACACTGACCAGTGGCGCTACGAGAAGCTGGGCGTGGACGAGATCCTCTCGCCCCTGGCCGACAAGTCCAAGTTCGGCGGCAGCATGATCGACTACAACGTGCGCGCCGAACGCATGGGCTGGTTGCCCTCGGCACCGCAGCTGCAGACCAACCCCCTGAAGGTGGTCAAGGATGCAGCCGCCAAGGGCCTGGACCCGAAGGACCACGTGGTGGCCTCATTGAAGGATGGCTCGTTGAAGCTGTCGTGCACCGACCCTGACCATCCCGACAACTGGCCGCGCAACCTCTTCGTTTGGCGCTCCAACCTGCTGGGTTCGTCTGGCAAGGGTCACGAGTACTTCCTCAAGCACTTGCTGGGCACCACGCACGGCGTGCAAGGCAAGGACCTGGGTGCCGATGACGCCAAGCCTGAAGAAGTCGTCTGGCATGACAAGGCGCCCGAAGGCAAGCTGGACCTGCTGGTCACGCTCGACTTCCGCATGAGCACCACCTGCCTGTACTCCGACATCGTCTTGCCCACAGCCACCTGGTACGAGAAGAACGACCTCAACACCAGCGACATGCACCCGTTCATCCACCCGCTGTCCTCTGCGGTGGATCCGGCCTGGGAAGCCCGTTCAGACTGGGAGATCTACAAGGGCTTCGCCAAGAAGTTCAGCGAGGTCTGCGTGGGACACCTGGGGGTCGAGAAGGAAGTCGTGATGTCGCCGCTGATGCACGACACCCCGGCTGAACTGGCCCAACCCTTTGGCGTGCAGGACTGGAAGAAGGGCGAGATCGACCTGATCCCGGGCAAATCCGCCCCGCAAATCACGGTCGTCGAGCGCGACTACCCGAACACCTTCAAGCGCTTCACTTCGCTGGGCCCGCTGATGAACAAGCTGGGCAACGGTGGCAAGGGCATTGGCTGGAACACCCAAGACGAAGTTCACCAACTGGGCGAACTGAACGGCATCGTGCGTGAAGAAGGCGTGTCTCACGGCATGCCGAAGATCGAGACCGACATCGACGCTGCTGAAGTGGTGATGATGCTGGCGCCCGAGACCAACGGCCACGTGGCTGTGAAGGCCTGGGAAGCGCTGTCCAAGCAAACCGGCCGTGAGCATGCCCACTTGGCCCTGCACCGCGAAGACGAGAAGATCCGCTTCCGCGACATCCAGGCCCAACCGCGCAAGATCATTTCGTCGCCCACCTGGTCAGGGTTGGAGAGCGAAAAGGTTTCGTACAACGCCGGTTATACCAACGTGCACGAACTGATTCCATGGCGCACCCTGACCGGTCGTCAGCAGTTCTACATGGACCACCCCTGGATGCAGGCCTTCGGCGAAGGCTTCGTGAGCTACCGCCCGCCGGTGGACCTGAAGACGCTTGACGACATCGCCGGCCGCAAGCCCAACGGCCACAAGGAGATTGCGCTCAACTTCATCACGCCACACCAGAAGTGGGGCATCCACTCGACCTACACCGACAACCTGATGATGTTGACACTGAACCGTGGCGGCCCCGTCATCTGGTTGAGTGAAGACGACGCCAAGAAAGCCGGCATCGTGGACAACGACTGGGTGGAGCTGTTCAACACCAACGGGGCCATTGCCGCTCGCGCGGTGGTGAGCCAACGGGTCAATCCCGGGATGGTGATGATGTACCACGCCCAGGAAAAGATCATCAACACCCCGGGCTCGGAGATCACGGGTACGCGCGGCGGCATCCACAACTCGGTGACGCGTGTGGTGCTCAAGCCCACCCACATGATCGGTGGCTACGCCCAGTTGAGCTACGGCTTCAACTACTACGGCACCATCGGCACCAACCGCGACGAATTCGTGCTGGTGCGCAAGATGAACAAGGTCGACTGGCTGGACGGCGAAGTTGCCGCCACCCCCACTCACGCCTGA
- a CDS encoding peptidylprolyl isomerase: MSETITHTVLRVGDDILHPHPEQLTEAERRQVASLALLRLAAIEAGLLSADDPPPQDGVMSEAAADAIDQWLELSIQVPDPDEQACRRYHAAHRAKYSQGERVRARHILFAVTDGVDIQALRQRAEQVLIAVRADPDSFAEQARTQSNCPSGEQGGELGWLDAADCAPEFARELFGQDESQAHIGVLPRLVHSRFGLHVVEVQERIAGDMQPFDAVREAVAQTLRQQTFTTAVKQACSLLAARHEVEGADIDAAASPLLQ, translated from the coding sequence ATGTCCGAGACCATCACACACACCGTCTTGCGCGTGGGGGATGACATCCTCCACCCGCATCCGGAGCAACTGACCGAGGCCGAGCGTCGTCAGGTGGCCAGTCTGGCGCTGTTGCGCCTGGCAGCCATCGAGGCGGGGCTGCTGTCGGCCGACGATCCTCCACCCCAGGATGGCGTCATGAGCGAGGCCGCCGCCGATGCCATCGATCAATGGCTGGAGCTGTCCATCCAGGTGCCTGATCCTGATGAGCAGGCCTGCCGTCGCTACCACGCTGCTCATCGTGCGAAGTACTCGCAGGGCGAGCGGGTTCGCGCCCGACACATTCTGTTTGCGGTCACAGACGGCGTGGACATCCAGGCCCTTCGCCAACGTGCAGAACAGGTGTTGATTGCCGTGCGCGCCGATCCCGACAGCTTTGCCGAACAGGCACGCACACAGTCGAACTGCCCCAGCGGTGAACAGGGTGGTGAACTGGGCTGGCTGGATGCCGCAGACTGCGCACCGGAATTCGCCCGCGAATTGTTCGGTCAGGACGAATCGCAAGCCCACATTGGCGTGCTGCCACGCCTGGTGCACAGCCGATTCGGCCTGCATGTGGTGGAGGTACAAGAGCGCATTGCTGGCGACATGCAGCCCTTTGATGCGGTCCGTGAAGCGGTGGCTCAAACACTGCGTCAGCAAACCTTCACCACGGCGGTCAAGCAGGCTTGCAGCCTGCTCGCAGCCCGTCACGAGGTGGAAGGGGCTGACATCGATGCAGCGGCATCGCCGCTGCTACAGTGA
- a CDS encoding NarK family nitrate/nitrite MFS transporter, with protein MSAPTSIRAQARPGSTLTVWTPEDKAFWDSQGQAIAKLNLWISVPALFLAFAVWQLWSVVAVNLPQMGFNYSTNQLFWLAAAPALSGATLRIFYSFMVPVFGGRRWTAISTASLLIPAVGIGFAVQDPTTPYPTMLLLALLCGLGGGNFSSSMSNISFFFPKERKGSALGVNAGLGNLGVSVVQFLSPIIISVGMFGFLGGESQTIVNKAGQTVEVWAQNAAFVWVPWIVIISVVAWFFMNDIADAKASFAAQAAIFRNKHNWLMCVLYLGTFGSFIGYAAGFPLLIKSQFTEVNPLAYAWIGPLVGALIRPVGGWLADKLGGARVTYWNFIVMAVAVVGVLYFLPKTSGSVFALPFGPHEGSFTGFFLMFLVLFMTTGIGNGSTFRMIPVIFMNLKTQRVPRNDDVAQANAIKEANTEAAAVLGFTAAFAAYGGFFIPKSYGSAIAATGGPELALLTFIAFYLVCIGLTWWYYARRDAEQPC; from the coding sequence ATGTCAGCGCCAACAAGCATCAGGGCCCAGGCCCGTCCGGGCAGCACGCTCACCGTGTGGACCCCGGAAGACAAGGCCTTCTGGGATTCTCAAGGCCAGGCCATTGCCAAGCTCAACCTGTGGATCTCAGTCCCCGCACTGTTCCTGGCCTTCGCCGTCTGGCAGCTGTGGAGTGTGGTGGCCGTCAACCTGCCACAGATGGGCTTCAACTACTCCACCAACCAGCTGTTCTGGCTGGCGGCCGCACCGGCGCTGTCAGGCGCCACGCTGCGCATCTTCTACTCGTTCATGGTGCCGGTGTTTGGCGGTCGCCGCTGGACGGCCATCTCGACCGCCTCGCTGCTGATCCCGGCGGTGGGCATCGGCTTTGCGGTGCAAGACCCCACCACCCCCTACCCCACCATGCTGTTGCTGGCCCTGCTGTGCGGGCTGGGTGGCGGCAACTTCTCGTCGTCGATGTCCAACATCAGCTTCTTCTTCCCGAAGGAGCGCAAGGGCTCGGCCCTGGGCGTGAATGCTGGCCTGGGCAACCTGGGCGTGTCGGTGGTGCAGTTCCTGAGCCCCATCATCATCTCGGTCGGCATGTTCGGCTTCCTCGGCGGCGAATCACAAACCATTGTGAACAAGGCAGGCCAGACCGTGGAGGTCTGGGCTCAAAACGCCGCCTTCGTGTGGGTGCCCTGGATCGTGATCATCTCGGTGGTGGCGTGGTTCTTCATGAACGACATCGCTGATGCCAAGGCGTCGTTTGCCGCACAGGCCGCGATCTTCCGCAACAAGCACAACTGGCTGATGTGCGTGCTGTACTTGGGCACCTTCGGTTCGTTCATTGGTTACGCCGCCGGCTTCCCGCTGCTGATCAAGTCGCAGTTCACGGAGGTCAACCCGCTGGCCTACGCCTGGATCGGCCCGCTGGTGGGCGCCTTGATTCGTCCCGTGGGCGGCTGGCTGGCCGACAAGCTGGGCGGCGCCCGCGTCACCTACTGGAATTTCATCGTCATGGCTGTGGCTGTGGTGGGCGTGCTGTACTTCCTGCCCAAGACCAGCGGCAGCGTCTTCGCCCTGCCCTTCGGCCCGCATGAAGGCAGCTTCACCGGCTTCTTCCTGATGTTCCTGGTGCTGTTCATGACCACCGGCATCGGTAACGGCTCGACCTTCCGGATGATCCCGGTGATCTTCATGAACTTGAAGACTCAACGGGTGCCACGCAATGACGACGTGGCCCAGGCCAACGCCATCAAGGAAGCCAACACCGAAGCAGCCGCCGTGCTGGGCTTCACCGCCGCCTTCGCAGCTTACGGTGGCTTCTTCATCCCCAAGAGCTACGGCTCGGCGATTGCCGCCACCGGTGGCCCTGAACTGGCGCTGCTCACCTTCATCGCCTTCTACCTGGTGTGCATCGGGCTGACCTGGTGGTACTACGCCCGCCGCGACGCCGAGCAACCTTGCTGA
- a CDS encoding carbonic anhydrase gives MDELLQRLRQFHDDYFPQYESRFRNLVHDGQHPTTLFVGCSDSRLVPYLLTGSGPGELFIVRNVGALVPPYDGLHGLHGTAAAIEFAMLNLKVSRIVVCGHSHCGAMKALYEEVPAAAKNLKGWLDMAREATLPVQVSDEALRRTEQRAVVLQLERLMDYPMVRERVEKREVTLHGWHYVIEDGEVHVFDVRSGGFLPASRVDHSGTGPYKESEESSEAIFNEIDARWSRQ, from the coding sequence ATGGATGAGCTACTCCAACGTTTGCGTCAGTTTCACGATGACTACTTCCCGCAGTACGAGTCACGATTCAGGAACCTGGTTCATGACGGCCAACACCCGACCACGCTGTTCGTCGGCTGCTCTGACTCTCGGCTGGTTCCGTACCTGCTGACTGGCAGCGGCCCTGGCGAGCTCTTCATCGTGCGTAACGTGGGCGCCCTGGTGCCCCCTTATGACGGCCTACATGGCCTTCACGGCACGGCAGCCGCCATTGAATTCGCCATGTTGAATCTCAAGGTGTCACGCATTGTGGTGTGCGGACACTCCCACTGTGGCGCCATGAAGGCGCTGTATGAGGAGGTGCCAGCCGCCGCCAAGAATCTCAAAGGCTGGCTGGACATGGCGCGCGAGGCCACATTGCCTGTGCAGGTGAGTGACGAAGCGCTCAGACGCACAGAGCAACGAGCAGTGGTCTTGCAACTAGAGCGCCTCATGGATTACCCGATGGTGCGTGAACGTGTAGAGAAGCGAGAGGTGACCCTGCACGGTTGGCACTATGTGATCGAAGACGGAGAAGTGCACGTCTTTGACGTGCGATCCGGCGGCTTCTTGCCAGCCTCACGAGTTGATCACAGCGGCACAGGCCCCTACAAGGAGAGCGAGGAATCCAGCGAAGCGATCTTCAATGAGATCGATGCACGCTGGTCTCGCCAATAA
- a CDS encoding Crp/Fnr family transcriptional regulator — translation MMQTFVERMSARLKENPVFSGLDPLRAEHLIKHSLIRRLPRGEVLFEAGARCEGLHAVLDGMLKVYARDGQSHEKVIDLIGRGQTLPGTQPTGDTQHTHHARTLATSTVLVVPYTLLRNELCTDVGMAQRLLDDTSRHLRRMMRELEATTLRSARQRASQFLLRQPALALDDGGYGHDHSVVVSLPVSKGTVASLLSITPEHFSRILRELQDKGLIEMQQRTIRIMDPERLAACE, via the coding sequence ATGATGCAGACCTTTGTTGAACGCATGAGCGCCCGACTGAAAGAGAACCCTGTGTTCTCCGGTCTGGATCCACTCCGCGCCGAGCACCTGATCAAGCACAGCCTGATTCGTCGACTGCCGCGGGGTGAGGTCCTGTTCGAGGCAGGCGCGCGTTGTGAAGGTCTGCACGCCGTGCTGGACGGCATGCTGAAGGTGTATGCCCGTGATGGTCAAAGCCACGAAAAGGTGATCGATCTGATCGGACGTGGCCAGACCCTGCCAGGCACGCAGCCCACGGGAGATACGCAGCACACCCACCATGCACGCACCCTGGCAACATCGACGGTGCTGGTGGTGCCCTATACGCTGCTGCGCAATGAACTGTGCACCGATGTGGGCATGGCGCAGCGACTGCTGGATGACACCAGCCGGCACCTGCGTCGCATGATGCGAGAGCTGGAAGCCACGACCTTGCGGTCTGCACGGCAACGAGCATCCCAGTTCCTGCTGCGCCAGCCGGCCTTGGCACTGGACGATGGTGGTTATGGCCATGACCACTCGGTGGTGGTATCACTGCCGGTCAGCAAGGGTACGGTGGCATCTCTGCTGTCCATCACACCCGAGCACTTCTCGCGCATCCTTCGCGAGTTGCAGGACAAGGGCCTCATCGAGATGCAGCAACGCACGATCCGCATCATGGATCCGGAGCGGCTGGCAGCCTGCGAATGA
- the narI gene encoding respiratory nitrate reductase subunit gamma produces MSLTHQFFFGIYPYIVMVVFLLGSLVRFDRDQYTWRSESSQMLSTGMLRAGSNLFHLGIIGLFFGHFFGMLTPADLVHALGITAAQKQMLAVVAGGILGVVCLIGLLLLITRRLGNERVRATSKPRDFLVLFWILGTLLLGLSTVPLSLEHRDGETMLKLMAWAQHIVTFRSGAASLIADVSLLFKVHMVAGMTLFIIFPFTRLVHVWSGFASVGYVIRPWQVVRSRRTGLPR; encoded by the coding sequence ATGAGCCTCACCCATCAGTTCTTCTTCGGCATCTACCCCTACATCGTCATGGTGGTCTTCCTGCTGGGCAGCCTGGTTCGGTTTGACCGCGATCAGTACACCTGGCGCAGTGAATCCAGCCAGATGCTGTCCACCGGCATGCTTCGAGCTGGATCGAACCTGTTCCACCTGGGCATCATCGGCCTGTTCTTCGGCCACTTCTTCGGCATGCTGACGCCGGCCGATCTGGTGCATGCACTGGGCATCACCGCCGCGCAAAAGCAGATGTTGGCTGTGGTGGCCGGCGGCATCCTGGGGGTGGTCTGTCTGATCGGCTTGCTGCTGCTGATCACCCGTCGCCTGGGTAATGAGCGTGTGCGCGCCACCAGCAAGCCCCGGGATTTTCTGGTGCTGTTCTGGATCCTGGGCACCCTGCTGCTGGGCTTGTCGACCGTGCCTCTGTCACTGGAGCACCGTGATGGCGAAACCATGCTCAAGCTGATGGCCTGGGCGCAACACATCGTCACCTTCCGCAGCGGCGCCGCCAGCCTGATCGCCGACGTATCCCTGCTGTTCAAGGTTCACATGGTGGCGGGCATGACGCTGTTCATCATCTTCCCGTTCACTCGCCTGGTGCACGTGTGGAGCGGCTTCGCATCGGTCGGCTACGTGATCCGCCCCTGGCAAGTCGTGCGCAGCCGCCGTACTGGCCTGCCCCGTTGA
- the narJ gene encoding nitrate reductase molybdenum cofactor assembly chaperone codes for MSSVLSYVRALGIQPTPTLSLRGLARLLAYPDQALREHAHEVLQAIRNEGQVGAERLAGLERLVSQLTRTEAFEIESDYVELFDRGRATSLHLFEHVHGDSRDRGQAMVDLVQTYEQAGLKLNPDNGGELPDYLPLVLEFVSTQPAEQAREFTGEFAHILNALYAALLKRRSLYAHVPAALLELMGHPIEPTEVPEDEALDDAWSEPPAFDGCSTRGQQRADQPQPIHIVRTNKAAPTRGATS; via the coding sequence ATGAGCAGTGTTCTGAGTTACGTCAGGGCGCTGGGCATCCAGCCCACGCCCACCCTGTCACTGCGGGGGCTGGCTCGCCTGCTGGCCTACCCGGACCAAGCCTTGCGCGAGCACGCCCATGAGGTGCTGCAAGCCATCCGCAACGAAGGTCAAGTGGGTGCTGAGCGCCTTGCTGGTCTGGAGCGCCTGGTCTCACAACTGACCCGCACGGAAGCGTTCGAGATCGAATCAGACTACGTCGAGCTTTTCGATCGGGGTCGCGCCACGTCGCTGCACCTGTTTGAGCACGTGCACGGTGATTCGCGCGATCGCGGGCAGGCCATGGTCGATCTGGTCCAGACCTACGAACAGGCTGGCCTCAAACTCAACCCCGACAACGGGGGCGAGTTGCCCGACTATCTGCCGCTGGTGCTGGAGTTCGTCTCCACCCAGCCCGCCGAGCAAGCTCGCGAGTTCACGGGTGAGTTCGCTCACATCCTGAACGCGCTGTACGCCGCCCTGCTGAAGCGTCGCAGCCTGTACGCCCACGTTCCGGCCGCCTTGCTGGAGCTGATGGGACACCCCATCGAACCCACTGAGGTGCCGGAAGACGAGGCCCTTGACGACGCCTGGAGCGAGCCCCCGGCCTTTGACGGCTGCTCCACCCGTGGTCAGCAGCGGGCTGACCAACCCCAACCCATCCACATCGTGCGCACGAACAAGGCCGCACCCACACGAGGAGCGACATCATGA